One Chiloscyllium punctatum isolate Juve2018m chromosome 19, sChiPun1.3, whole genome shotgun sequence genomic window carries:
- the ptrh2 gene encoding peptidyl-tRNA hydrolase 2, mitochondrial isoform X1 has protein sequence MEFNAAKCEVIHFGQNNKKIEYWVNGKILGSVDLQEDKSLKVATQVFVERHKMESLTTPLALGILTGVGCGLCLGWMVRGRFVGSLKPLPSVRNAGMETSTMGESGEYKMVLVVRNDLKMGKGKVAAQCSHAAVSAYRQVQKRNPDLLRQWEYCGQPKVVVKAPDEDCIIDLLTHAKELGLTVSLIQDAGRTQIAPGSRTVLGIGPGLGTLVDKVTGHLKLY, from the exons atggagttcaatgcagctaaatgtgaggtgattcactttgggcaGAATAACAAGAAGatagaatactgggtcaatggaaagattcttggtagtgtggatttgCAGGaggataaatccctgaaagttgccacccag GTGTTTGTAGAGAGGCATAAGATGGAGTCTTTAACTACACCATTGGCTTTGGGGATTTTGACTGGAGTTGGATGTGGATTGTGCCTGGGTTGGATGGTGCGAGGACGATTTGTTGGATCCTTAAAGCCTCTGCCGAGTGTGCGAAATGCAGGGATGGAAACAAGCACcatgggggagagtggggagtaCAAGATGGTTTTGGTTGTCCGTAATGATCTGAAGATGGGGAAAGGTAAAGTGGCAGCCCAGTGTTCACATGCCGCCGTGTCTGCATACAGGCAAGTTCAGAAACGCAATCCAGATCTGCTCAGGCAGTGGGAGTACTGCGGGCAGCCCAAAGTGGTTGTCAAAGCGCCGGATGAGGACTGCATTATTGACCTGCTGACACATGCCAAGGAACTGGGATTGACTGTGAGTTTGATCCAGGATGCAGGTCGTACACAGATAGCACCAGGGTCACGTACCGTCCTAGGCATTGGACCAGGCTTAGGAACACTAGTGGACAAAGTTACAGGACATTTGAAACTTTATTAA
- the ptrh2 gene encoding peptidyl-tRNA hydrolase 2, mitochondrial isoform X2 codes for MRRRYCLGLGPWERVPLQLTLGTLERQPKVFVERHKMESLTTPLALGILTGVGCGLCLGWMVRGRFVGSLKPLPSVRNAGMETSTMGESGEYKMVLVVRNDLKMGKGKVAAQCSHAAVSAYRQVQKRNPDLLRQWEYCGQPKVVVKAPDEDCIIDLLTHAKELGLTVSLIQDAGRTQIAPGSRTVLGIGPGLGTLVDKVTGHLKLY; via the exons ATGCGCCGTCGCTACTGTCTGGGTTTGGGGCCTTGGGAACGTGTTCCCTTGCAGCTGACGCTGGGAACCCTTGAGCGGCAACCGAAG GTGTTTGTAGAGAGGCATAAGATGGAGTCTTTAACTACACCATTGGCTTTGGGGATTTTGACTGGAGTTGGATGTGGATTGTGCCTGGGTTGGATGGTGCGAGGACGATTTGTTGGATCCTTAAAGCCTCTGCCGAGTGTGCGAAATGCAGGGATGGAAACAAGCACcatgggggagagtggggagtaCAAGATGGTTTTGGTTGTCCGTAATGATCTGAAGATGGGGAAAGGTAAAGTGGCAGCCCAGTGTTCACATGCCGCCGTGTCTGCATACAGGCAAGTTCAGAAACGCAATCCAGATCTGCTCAGGCAGTGGGAGTACTGCGGGCAGCCCAAAGTGGTTGTCAAAGCGCCGGATGAGGACTGCATTATTGACCTGCTGACACATGCCAAGGAACTGGGATTGACTGTGAGTTTGATCCAGGATGCAGGTCGTACACAGATAGCACCAGGGTCACGTACCGTCCTAGGCATTGGACCAGGCTTAGGAACACTAGTGGACAAAGTTACAGGACATTTGAAACTTTATTAA